DNA sequence from the Pseudochaenichthys georgianus chromosome 8, fPseGeo1.2, whole genome shotgun sequence genome:
ttttctcctaaacaaccttcatctgtcactcaattaCTCGCAATTttaataagtcacatgtgaaacatattctcattctgatgagtattgtgtttgtttcccggggaaaacactcacgagaaacaccggctgttgttatgcctgctgtgacgtcaagttactccgttctccgcttgtaattatgccgttacaagcttcaaagttgtatttataatctgaatttgccgaaacaagtttaatattctgaaagccaagactttgtttaattgaaatcagatgaaaacaaactgtaacggaccctgccgtgttatctatgattactatacgccttacattcataatttcagcggagggaggggggcgtcgctgaggaacagcagagtggcgagtgagagctgtcttcttccctttacaagattcaaaaatgtatttgtcGTGTGatattggaaataaaagtttcatattctgaaagccaagactttgtttatttaaaattataaaaaaaacatccgaaataaaaaaaaaaatattgtgaattttttttattggctcatgataggcccccgatctccgtaggcccctgggctgcagcccaggttagcccgtgcattaaggcggcccaacctcacaaatgtatttatttataaaaaaaacataccACACACAAATTAAATCTGCTCCTCAACACACATTGTATCGTGGTTGATTACATTATTTTGTTAGGGAAGTGGACATGACAATGTATCGGCTAAACAAGGATTATTTTGCTCAGGAAGAAAATGCATTACTTTTAGAACATTTTGTACCTTCAAATATTAATTTAATTAGCAGATTCAACTGTACAATTATATTGGAAATAAGAACCCTTTATTCTAATAATATTacatgaatattattattgttatgagGAATGTAATAAATGATGACTTCTcttttaatataatatttatTCCAAATGTAATTATAATAACAGGCTGAAACTCCTTTTGAAtctgattattattattctttttgATCATTTGGTAATGTGCATCTATCTCCTTTCtcctttcacaaacaggagtATTTCACCAAAGGCCATTGGGGATGCTAATGAAGAGAAACCAAATATTAAACACCATCAATTGTCAGCATCTTTCTTTGTGTTTACTGCACATTTGAGGCTTTTGCAAGCTTTTCATTCCGATGTATTCATCTTGATGTGATCTAAACATTCAGTGGATGTTTTGAGGCGATGGATGGAGCTGAAAATATTCAGATTCACGGGTATCGAGGGATGTGTCTGCTCTCATGAAGTGCATATCATAACTGCCAGGAGGAGGCGCTTATCTCACATTGTGCAGGAGCCTGACTGAGGAGCTAAATCACTAAACACTGTGAATATGTCCCCTGTTATCCTGCTACTCTTATGATTTAGATGCCCTGACATTACCAAATTATGAATGACAATGGAGCCCAGCACAACAGAGCTGGAAATACACTCttagaaaacataataaaaagatGAAACCCAAAGATATGACACTATTCATGCCATTTTCAGATCAGCAATTTGTCAAATAAACAATCTCAGCGGTGGAACTCAGACACTTGGAGTGCTGCTCTGTAAATCATACTCACAATAATGATAGTGGCACTTTGTTTTATATGGAGAGAAGATCTGTTCCCCACACTGACATGTTTATTTACAAGGGAGATGGAGGCAGTCTTTATGATTACAAAGGGAAAGCTATTTTATTAGAGTATGATTACCATAATCTGTAAATCTAGAGGCATTTGTTTGGAGGAAGTGGAGTcatataatgtgttgcttaaaaagGAAAAGCAACAATTAGACCTTCAGATAATTAAAATCTGTCCCTCAATTCATAGTCAAGGTACTAATActtgttttgtatttgtttaattcaTTTACCACATATATTGTAAGTAAATGTAGGCTACTTCGGCTAGTTCATTTTGTGCTACTTTGTGCTTCTACTCAAATACATCTCAAAGACAAATATTGTAGTTTTTACTGACAGCTTTAAGTTAATTTTAAGAATACATGTTTGCATTCTCTCTGTTTCAAGTGAATACCACACATCTCCAGATTTGGTGATCTCTAATTTGAATCTTTCTCAGCCCAAGGAtcacatgttttaaaaaaatgttctAAGCAGTAATACTTCACATTGGCATAACCCTAAAAACCCAACTGCAAAATGACAagaacataaaagtaagaagaactcagatcttaagtaaaagtaataaTACTGCGGTGCAGAAATATTAACATTctgctttcaaaatgttacttgagCACAAAATTATTAGCAGCaaaaaatatttaagaacctcATCTAGAAACAGACCGTGACAGACACCTGAAGCTCAGAATGACTTGAGCGTTATGTGTTAACTTGATTTGAACCACAATCACAGCAATGTTCAAGTGGCAGGGGAGATGCAGCACACAGGTTAACAAGTCAAAACAGGCTGGCAGGTATCTGTGGAGAAATGAAAAGACATCTCTTTAATCACACTAACACTGTTTGCCATAGATGTGATGAGAGGCAGGCTGTGTCCAGCAGGAGGCGTACCGTTAGACTAACACTGGATTAGCCTCCGGCCAATGGTGATGCTCAGGAGATTATTgaagcagtttctaaaaaaaACACTCCACTCAGTCAATGCTCCACTTTCGTCAGTGAACAGCTTTTGGTGTGGAGTTCAGCCTGATGCATGCCATGACTGCTTTCTGCCGGATACTGCTCCTGTTATCTGGTAAGGAGAGTTTTAACTTTGTGGATGAACTCAAACTACTGAGGAACTGCTTGATAAGTTATTTTCATGGCACAGTGAGCTGCAGGTTAAAGCCTCAAGGAGGACGAAGTGTTATTCTAAGGGAGCAAGTCCAAACAAATTCAATCTATTTTCCTCTACAACATTTAATACTTTCCCACCATTTCAAATCTGAGCCTGGTTCAGGTGTTCAGGCAGAGCAGAGGTGGGAaatgtactcagatcttgtacttaagtgaaagtagaagtacagtaccagagtgtaggaatactctgttacaagcaAAGGTGctgcatttaaaatgttactcaagtaaaagaacaaaagtattagcattacaaatatacttaaagtacaaaatgtaaaagtacTCACGATGCattttggtccatttcagattattatatatgatgtgttttgattTTAAAGACGAACACGTAAGTTATAAATCCCCAACAGGTTACTTTAttgattattgatgcattaaagtgtttatcaaagctggtaaaggccagttactttgtatactgcagggtatcttgtgaatttactccatactaaagtatgatttaagagttgattatatttcacattattataTCAAATCTGCTATAGTAACGAAAGGtattaaaaataaatgcagtagagtaaaagtacaatatttacctctgaattgtagtggagtagaagtactaagtagcataaaatgaagtctctcaaaattgtacttgagtacttgagtacatttaCTTAGTTAGTTCCCACCTCTGAGGCAGAGTAAAGCTTTCTGGTGTGAGATGTGAGTCAGTGTAAAGTTAAGTCTTTTTTTACTACTTTACTGTAACTCCGGGGTTTTCAGAGGGACTCTAGAAACACATGCATGtgaaaaacaaatgaatacCTTTCAAGACAGCGGTTGCCACTAAGTTGGCTATTTAGGAACtgtttttttcacaaaataaaatgtgataGTGACATATGATACAGAGATTGAATGATATGTGCATATACGAATATCAGCACATCATACACATTGTAGCAGAGTCATGCAGccttaaaaaaataaagaagagCCATTTACTGTAGAAGTTGGAAAAATAACAGAAACACCTCTACAAAGCATACAATGTAACAGCACATCATCATAAGTTATCATAATGGCAAAAACTAAGATGGTGCCGCAGATGGCCGCTTCGGTGTTTTTGTGCGCTTTGTtgttcttaatatagttcgctatctgtgtacttttaaaaatattgttttaaatgttttatgtatgcaccatgacatcaagtcaaattccttgtacgtgtgaacctacctggcattAAAtcagtttctgattctgattctgataaagtTGTTTAACTCCTCTCTTGAAACTgttccaacaacaacaacaacagagtATTATAATCTTCATGAAGGTAGGATTTACTGCTGGACTAGTACTCATTTAGTCTACTGTAGGTGTACCTAATAACATGGTGTACAAAAATATAACACCAATTTCAGTTTTTCACTACAGAATTGTCAAGGCCAAAcaaacttaaaggtcccctattatactgtttttcatcaatgtgatggaaacttctgaagcaatggagACGAGAAtcaaagagacacgaggagagcaggaactttgatggcaaacactggcggtttatttggagcttcggccggagaattcacaagacatatCGTGTGCCACGACACAGCGgatgccaaaccaattctgaagatctctacccctagacccatgtatttagctggTTCTGAGAGAATCgtcaacatgctgcataacaagataaaacaGGCAAAGCACTATAACACCACATATCAGCTGACGCCatcaggcaggaacagggagacaaagcactgagagcacagcagccaaggctGCAGGTGCCTGAGCTCAGTGAGGTCAGTacgaactgataaactgggtcaaagttatgggccttggaaaaatatttccccaacaatcaatatattataggtctcagatatatacaaaagatgtctctgaagtgtttggctccaaataccaaacagatcattggagCATCctataaacccctctgtttcagccctgtttcagaagtgctgattctgggtctgttactttagatgaaaataaagaGCCACTCCCAACGAtagaactagggctgtcagtcgattaaaatatttaatcgcgattaatcgcatgatggcCATAGTTAATTGCGATTAATGGCAAATTAATCACACATTTttaatctgttctaaatgtaccttagagggatatttttcaagtttttaatactcttatcaacatatgagtggacaaatatgctttatgcaaatgtttgtttattatcattggaacaatgactaatattctcctgaatattctcaacacaacaacctggaatctctctctctctctctctctctctctctctctctctctctctctctctctctctctctctctctctctctctctctctctctctctcctctctctctctctctctctctctctctctctctctctctctctctctctctctctctctctcccctgtgTACTTCTTTGCACTGAGCCAGTTGCTCAAACAGACAAGCCTATTTAAAGTTGTTGGccctaaaaagaacacaatggtgcactaggaggagattcaggtgattagGTTAGATTGGttagttattggctaatggttacacaagccaaaacatctttatgacatcataaagtgtccaaaatctgatcagacaggtttttaatataaatggatcaggacaaaaagtgagtgaatcttttttccagaaactttcagaatctcttaacacagaggggacacatgctgatgcataaaagacataaaaaagtggattttgcataataggtcccctttaaaatacAAGTGGAAAGCTGGAGAGTGTACACAAAGTGATATGATTGATGACTTGAGACGCCTTTCGTTATATttaattatgtatttttattgctAACACAATTTCAAAATAccgttttttttcaaaactgGTATTTTGTGACACCCCTAAATACTACAAAGAAGTCTTGATTATGGTAATTGTGTTGGAGAGATGGCAATTTCTAGTATTATGTCTACCCATGAATATAACACCATATTTTTAAAACCTTACCATAAAAACACATCCAGAGAATATGGTATGTTAGTGTTGTTTACGAGACGAGAGTTTGTTCCTCCTCTTTCTTCACTCTGCAGTGGCTGTGGCCCCTGCGGTGACGCGCAGCTCCCAGCGGACGAAGAGAGGCTTACTGGAGCTGGCGGGAACCATCAAATGCAGCACGGGGAGATCTGCTCTGGCTTACATGATGTATGGATGCTACTGTGGGCTGGGGGGGCAAGGCTGGCCCAGAGACAAGGCGGACTGGTGAGGCCTCGGCTTGAATTTcatttttaatcacactcttTTAAAAAACACTGTCTGTCAAGTCTGTGTTTTTATTTCCAAGGATATCTGGACACATGATGATAGCGTGTAGCAGGCTGTAAACATCCAGCTGTCCCTATAAATGGACTAACTATACATTATGTGATGCAAAGGATGTAATTCAGCCCTTCCACAGATCATGCCTGCACATTATTTCCTCCTCTCAGTCCCCCTCCATCCTGCTCCTGCACACACAGTTTCCATTTCCCTGTGTCTGAACCACAGATGCTTGCCGATGGGTTAAAAGGAAGGAGTGATGTTTAAATTGAGTAGACTCACATACTCCAATGGGTACTTCGAAATAAGCCCAAGAATTCCACACCCAAATCCTAATCGTCTCCTTTTTTCCGTCTTCGCCGCAAGCCACCGAAACCCCCTCAAACCAGGGAACTGCTAACTATCTGTTGTGAAAACTCATGTGGTGATCCTGTCCTGCCTTTTAAAATAGCCATGGTGTGTTTGAAACCACAGTGCTGTGACTACCCACCTACTGCTTTTTGACATTGCCTAGTCTGGAGTtcagccttcaaaataaaactcaTATCATGTTGTCTATCACAGGTGTTGCCACAGACATGATTGCTGTTATGGAGATGCAGAGCTTCTTGGGTGCCAAACCAAAACAGACCAGTATCAGTGGAAGTGTGAGGACAAGGAAGCGGAGTGtggtattgattttcttttgtgCTTATGCATGCTTAATATGTTGTGTTTGTAGAAGTAAGACAGCTGCTGTACACATAATGTTCTGTGCTTGGGTAAATCTGAATGTGAGACACAGATCAGGCTCTGTTTGATGTACGGAAAAATCTATGAAAAACATTCAGCTGATTGGAGGGTAAAGACAGGATGTTTGTAACATATATTTAAGCCCCCATAAACCATGGTGATGCCTCTATATAAATAGAAGCAGACTTAATAAGGTGTACACACTCAAGTACCAAAAATAGAGGCCTGTTGACATTCTTCAAATAACTCAATGTAGAGGAAATTATTATATCCACAATTTCTGTTCAGTAGTCACATTTACTCAAATTCTCAGATTAGAAAATGATCCGTTAAAGGGTCCCTATTATACTCTTTAGGGatttccctttcctgttgtgtgttatataggtttctgtgcatgtaaatggtctgcaaaggctataaTTCCCTTTCCCACACActtccccccccctgcctgtggAGTCATGTGTTTACTTCCTACAACATAACAACATCATTATGTTaaacttgcgcttctattggctagtgctccaacacatttgaCGTGATAtgctaggggggggggggggctgcaagaacctgaacattagcatatAGGGTATATttaacaaaaaataataataataaactgtatttgtatagcacatGTCATGCACAAAGcagcccaaagtgctttacagaacaagaagaaaacataacaacaatattaaaataaatacagaacaagatagAACATCAGCAGTGATCCGAGTGATCCTAATGATATTCCCTTGAAGTAAAgctgaaaataaatgttaaataggttaaaataaaaatgtaaataaaagcaaaacagactaaatacagtaaaacatggacaactagaaaatgcatttcctgctgaaaatacgtgcgaatgctgtaagcTGCGTATATTTGTTGCTGAATATAGCtgaaaagctgaatatgttattagtaTGTTATTTAGTCTCtggagctgcttttagctaagtacgtgtgttgctgaacttagcggagaaatgcagaaaagttAAATTATCTGAATCAAGATTGTTACAGCTCAAATACATTGCACTGACTTTGTTGAAAACCcgaaagtgaaatgttaaactggaagagtTGGAAAAATAGTGATgaagcttaatatttcaaaaaaaagtttaaaaaaacaacaaactgTAGCCTCAATGTACTGAAATAGCTGAATCatttaatagttgaatggtttctggagctgaaagtaggctgaaggagttagataTGTGGTGTGTTCAACAGCATTCCACTAGTGTGAATGCTGTTCAACAGCTGTGGAAGGAGTGTCATTTTGCACACGGTGTAGGTAAAAGAGGATTTTAAGTGTTGTTCCATAGACACCCATTATAAAATCTAAAACGGCCTGAAAATGTACCAAAACTTAAATGTTGATAATTCAAAACTGTAAAATATATCAAAAATCTGTATACATCTTTAATAGCTGATGATTGTGAtcatttcacacacacaagggAACAAAGTTGGAATGAATTATCAAGCCgaaagtatgtggaaggagtAGCATTTTGCACAAGGTGTAGCTAAAAGACGATTTGAAGGTTCCTCCCATTGAgttacatgttaaaaaaagagtttaaaaagctgaatattttgaaaaagtcgaaaaagtttaatttttttttttaaagtttctcaTCATGTGCTGAGGAGGCTGAATatttttgatatttgaatggcttctgtagctgaaaataggctgaagtTGTTCGACGGCAAAGCATgcggaagaggaagaagaacaTTAAAGAAACAGAAAAACATTAGTGGAGTGCTGTgctgaaagtaggctgaaggagttagataTGTGGTGTGTTCAACAGCATTCCACTAGTGTGAATGCTGTTCAACAGCTGTGGAAGGAGTGTCATTTTGCACACGGTGTAGGTAAAAGAGGATTTGAAGGTTCCTCCCATTGAgttacatgttaaaaaaaagagtttaaaaagctgaatattttgaaaaagtcgaaaaagtttaaaaaaaatgtaaagtttCTCATCATGTGCTGAGGAGGCTGAATatttttgatatttgaatggcTTCTAtagctgaaagtaggctgaagTTGTTCGACGGCAAAACatggggaagaggaagaagaacattaaagaaacaaaaaaacagTTGCACAGCACTCCACTAATGATACCAGTGGGAATTGAAAGTTAACCCAAATAAAAACCACATTAAAAAGATAGGTTTTTAATTGACTTTTAAAGATTTCAACAGAGTTTGCTGTTCTAAGATCCACACGGAGGCTCTTCCATAGTTTAGGGCCGTGAAAACAGAACGCAGCCTCCCCAGGTCTCTTGTGTGATACCCTTGGGATTTCTAATAGCAGGGCAGTGGAGGATCTAATGGTTCTTGTTGGAACATAAAAAGAAAGGCAATCGCTGAGATAAGGTGCTAGGTGATGTAAGGCTTTGTAAGTTAATAAAAGGACTTTAAACTCGATACTAAAGGAAACAGATAACCAGTGGAGTGATGCCAGCACAGGGGAATTGTGATCTCTTTTTGTGGTGGTTTTGAATAAGGCTAGACTTGTTTGTGAAACGAACAGCTAGGGAGAATGCATAAACATTAACACAATGTTGTTGAGAAAACTTTAAACACTTAAGGAAGACATGTGTGTTCTTTATTGCAGATGATCTGGAGGACAAATGTGAAAAGATGCTGTGCAAGTGTGACAGAAACGCTGCCAAATGTTTGAGAAAAGCACCCTTCGACCGAAAATATGCCCTATGGCCAGATTTTCTCTGTGGCCACGACCATCCAATGTgtagtatttactgacacaatattattttttaaaatattttttatttattttttcacaatgaGTTACATTATAGGATATTCTTCCCTCCCCCCTCCCGGTCCTACATAGTAaagtagataaataaataaataaatacatatataggtaaaaataaagtaatgtaaaaaaaagaaaaatacacacatacatacacatttacatgacatacatacatacacatttacatacatacacatttacatacatacatacatatacacacacacatgtataatacaataataaaatacatgcaTAGTCACCCCTTCCTTCTTAACTTAGTGTCTTTAGTTCAGCTATGGGCTATCGCAGAGCCCTAGACCGATTCAAATATTTCTGATGAGCCCCTcaggttatatttaatcttcTCCAAGTTCAGATACAACATAAGATCTAAAGAGATGCTTTAGGTGCTAACGAGGATTTTCATTCTAGTAGTATTCTTCTACGTGCTAATAGAGATGCAAAGGCTATACTGCCCTTAGTTTTCCTCCTCATCATTCGGTGGCCAGGTAGTACTCCAAAAATGGCAGTTTCTGCACATGGTGTCAATACCACGCGCAAGGCCTCAGCAAGGTGTTTGAAAATGCTTGTCCAGTATCAGTTTACTGACACAATACAAGTGCCTTTTGTAAATAAAGCATTTAACATTAATCATGCTAATGGCATAAATATCTGACttgtattgtttttctttactgTTATCAGACTCTTGAATTAAAGTTGAAACCGATAAGGAAGTGTGTATGGGGTGATATAGAGTTGTTGCAGACACCCTATCTTGACTCCAAGCTGCAGTAGAATCACACAATGAAAAGGCAACTTGAGCGTTCCTCTGCCGAAACTCAGACAAAACCCAACCCGGATGTCAGATGTTTATCCGGAAGGGAACGATCAGATAGCTGCTGCTCACAACAACAGAACTTTTATTTGTTGAATTACTGTGCAGGGCATTGCTCGAATTGAAGCTCTGACGTTGACTCAGCTTTTTTATGGCTAATGTTGATTCAGTGGGGGTTTAAAAATAGGGTTCTTGGACATTTGGAAAGCCAATGTGCAAACTGAGGTTTTCCTACTTTGCTATTTTTAAAATCTGCTGTGAcactttctttccttttttaccACCAAAACCCATGTATGAAATATTGTCGCTGCAGGTCTTAGTTCACTTCCTTTAAAGGCATTAGAGTTCCACTACACTCTTACAGATTGTAATACTTAAAATAACTTTTCACCACGGTCAATAAATAGCTATTAAGTGATCTCATGTGATGTCATTGGCTGTTCATCATCACTTGGTTATTATATGATGTCTATAAACATTGGCCTGCAGATGGTGCCATATTCACAAATAGTACACTTGAAGCCCACTGACACAACAGGAAATATGCATTTATGGAAACATCCTTGCACAATAAGAGTCTTAATATGACTAAcgttaatacaaaatatattatttaaatatataaaaaaaagtgaTTATGCATTGAATTTCCTTGTGGCCTGTTGTTGACTGAGTGTTTGAatgtttacatgcactaaattAGATTTATTTTTGGTCCAGTTGGTTTTGGATTTGGCTTGGGAACCTCCCCAGTGAAAGTCCCACTCTCAAGTCCAAACCCCATTCCCCCCCACACCCAGTAAACATGACCACCCGGCTGTAATCAGAGTAAACACAGCCCTCCCAGATGTGACTGCTCAAGTGAGTTTTTACGCTGCGAAGCTCCGTCCGTGAGTTCACACGGGAAACTCAGTTTCTTTGTCGAGTGTGGACTGAAATGGGAGATGATGCCGTGGTGCAGTGTCCAAAGCCCGGGACTGGAAATAAGTATCTGGGTCTTGACCCACAAATACTTGCCCGATTGTGTCCAACTTTCAGCGGGCATGAGCTGTGAAGTTATGGAAGTCATACGCCTCAATCAGAGTCCCACTGTCCTGTTAAAGTGTGTTGTTCTACTTCTGTtcaaacaaaaagaaaaaggtaTGGAAATGCAATTAATACAACCACTGTGTAGTTAAAGTAATAATTAGGAAGCCATCAACTGCCATGTTTTTCCCCCTCCCTTTTTCCAATGATATAAGTTcgcatttattatttttctcGAGATCACAAGTTATTTATGTGATTATCTCCAAATAAAAATGGTCTTTCCCTCTCATTAAAAGGTAATGACAATCATTCAAGTAGCCTACTTTATTTCCTCATCCATAATTTTTGTTTTCAAGAAGAAAGGTTATTTATGTCATTATCTGGAAATACCAAATGTTGTTTTACCGAGATGAAGAGATAGGTCCTATCATGTTTAGTTAATGAACTGTTTTCTTGGGATCTCAACAAACAAAATTAATGTTCTAACCATTGCCTTTCGGGGCTTCCGTAACATGTAAACATCTTGTGTtgtataaaaataaacattaactAACCTGTTTTTTATGGAAGCCATCAATGGCcatgacattttatttttcagtttttttcctttttcaacaACTAACTTGTATTTGTGTCCTCGAGAATACAAGCCATTGGTGTCATTATCTTGGAATAACAATGTTGTTTCCCCTGGATAATGGGATgattttctttggaaatgtacaTAATTCATTTGAAatcagaaaaataaaatgaactTTTTAATCTGGAATACAGATCGTTTTTTGATGATGACATAAAAACACATGTGATCTCGAAagtaaaaggaaaataaaatgatTGAACCATGGCCAAAATGAAATGTGCTCTTTTTCTTAGCTGCAGTGCATTATGAGTCCGTACTGCAGCCGTTTGAATTCATGAGATCTGAAACTGATATGAAACATCACAATTGCAGTACCCTCATCTATTTAGCCTTACTTATGGATTAACACAGGCTTTCTCAAGCAAGTTACAGGTTTAGGATAAAGATTACCAACATTGTTTTGTCAGATGTATCTGATTAAATTGTCCGAAAGAAGCTGTCTCATGAGGACTGTGGCCTTTCCAGTTTTTCAGCTCTCGACTTTTTGATGATCTCTCTCTTGTCCTGTGTTCTGTCGCCAAGTGTCGACATCACACCGTCTGTTTGTGCTTCATACGCATCCTATCCACACCTTCATGGGAATGTATCTTCTGTCTTTTATGGatcattgcattacattaagcagttgtcttttttttcaaaaataatatcaTTACTTTCATGATACACTATTGTATACATTGTGATACACGTATTTTTTTGGTATAATGTATGAGTATAATGTGCACACTTTTACTTGTCTATGTTACtatacatattttatttcattCCAAAATAGAGCAACTGTAACGAAATGTAATTTACCGCAGGGATAACATTCATCTGTATTCTATTTAT
Encoded proteins:
- the pla2g10 gene encoding group 10 secretory phospholipase A2 — its product is MHAMTAFCRILLLLSVAVAPAVTRSSQRTKRGLLELAGTIKCSTGRSALAYMMYGCYCGLGGQGWPRDKADWCCHRHDCCYGDAELLGCQTKTDQYQWKCEDKEAECDDLEDKCEKMLCKCDRNAAKCLRKAPFDRKYALWPDFLCGHDHPMCSIY